In Dysidea avara chromosome 3, odDysAvar1.4, whole genome shotgun sequence, a single window of DNA contains:
- the LOC136249916 gene encoding EF-hand domain-containing protein 1-like gives MALPFLPGNSFSDLTQTKYHVSQTLGYQNGYVIPKRPTVGMGGKPLVYNQLTEADLDELARAKPTLTYGSGVKQAPVDFVPAHVAFDKKVLCFTAYFKQTVHESPSEYYRVRAVKIYYYLEDDSISVTEPPIENSGIPQGKLIKRQRLPKNDLGDCWHWKDFNLDVDVTFYGKVLHVCNCNQWTSEFMASEGIDLNPAVEIPSDPYTETRKPLEHAFNTPSNWDSLKKFLKLDRKVLQFYAVWDDRDSAFGEMRPFVIHYYLVDDTIEVREVHQANDGRDPFPVLVCRQKLPKNRRDIPANFPTCVLETSKDEVKEWLTPKDFGVGMTTNILGRNMLIYDCDEFTKEFYQRNFGVTDFNPVRVQAPKPQPPEKVLPSYNGFGSLEDSKQSCLSLIPQPPKKDYIKMLENDGKILRYSAVLDSPKPEDENRKFIISYRLCDDMITIYEPPQRNAGMLGGKFLERTRVAKPGSSTDNPVYYTPQDFAIGGTVEIFKHKFIITDADEYVWKYAEDNADSFPQGTLQSLQKRHSKAPPDDKQ, from the exons ATGGCGCTTCCTTTTCTCCCAGGAAACTCGTTCTCGGATCTTACC CAAACAAAATATCATGTTAGCCAAACTCTTGGCTACCAAAATGGATATGTTATACCAAAGAGACCCACTGTTG GGATGGGTGGAAAGCCGTTAGTCTACAATCAACTTACTGAAGCTGATTTAGATGAGCTAGCTAGAGCTAAACCAACGTTAACATATGGGAGTGGAGTGAAACAAGCTCCTGTGGATTTTGTACCAGCTCATGTTGCATTTGATAAGAAG GTGCTGTGCTTCACTGCTTACTTCAAACAAACTGTCCATGAGTCACCCAGTGAATATTACCGTGTTAGggctgttaaaatttattactaCCTGGAAGACGACTCTATATCAGTGACAGAACCCCCAATAGAGAACAG TGGAATTCCTCAAGGAAAACTTATCAAAAGACAGAGACTTCCAAAGAATGATTTAGGTGATTGTTGGCACTGGAAGGATTTTAATCTTGACGTTGATGTGACATTCTATgggaaagtgttacatgtttgCAACTGCAATCAATGGACATCG GAGTTCATGGCTAGTGAAGGCATTGATCTAAATCCTGCAGTAGAAATACCATCAGATCCATACACTGAGACTAGGAAACCACTGGAACATGCATTCAACACTCCCAGCAATTGGGATAGCCTAAAAAAGTTTCTCAAATTAGACCGCAAAGTCTTACAATTCTATGCGGTCTGGGATGACAGGGACAGCGCATTTGGAGAGATGAGACCTTTT GTAATACATTATTATCTGGTGGATGATACCATAGAGGTGAGAGAGGTACACCAAGCGAATGATGGCAGAGATCCTTTCCCTGTACTGGTCTGTAGACAAAAACTACCCAAGAACCGTCGGGATATACcag CAAACTTTCCCACCTGTGTTTTGGAGACATCCAAAGATGAAGTGAAGGAATGGTTAACTCCTAAAGATTTTGGAGTAGGCATGACCACCAATATCCTGGGGAGAAATATGCTAAT CTATGACTGTGATGAGTTCACTAAGGAATTCTATCAACGAAATTTTGGAGTTACTGACTTCAATCCAGTGAGAGTACAAGCACCCAAACCTCAACCTCCAGAAAAG GTATTACCCTCATACAATGGATTCGGTTCACTTGAAGACTCCAAGCAATCTTGCTTATCGTTGATCCCTCAACCACCAAAGAAGGATTACATCAAGATGCTAGAAAATGATGGCAAAATACTTCGCTATTCAGCAGTCTTG GATTCACCCAAGCCAGAAGATGAAAACAGGAAGTTTATCATCTCTTACAGGCTCTGTGATGACATGATCACAATCTATGAACCCCCACAAAG AAACGCCGGTATGCTTGGAGGAAAGTTTTTGGAGCGTACAAGAGTAGCCAAGCCAGGCAGCTCCACTGACAATCCTGTATACTATACTCCACAAGATTTTGCCATCGGAGGAACTGTAGAAATCTTCAAACACAAGTTCATCATTACTGATGCAGACGAATACGTATGGAAATATGCTGAAGACAATGCAGACAGTTTTCCTCAAGGAACACTACAATCATTACAGAAAAGGCACAGCAAAGCACCACCAGATGACAaacaataa